DNA sequence from the Catharus ustulatus isolate bCatUst1 chromosome 7, bCatUst1.pri.v2, whole genome shotgun sequence genome:
aagtgatgaaaaacAAGTTACACTAAATGCATGTTACCTACTTCAATCAACAGCTGTAAGGATAGAAATACTTACTCATTCATAGCAACAGTGTTGTGccagaagcagaagaaattacTCCAATCTACCTTTCAGGCAGGCTGAGGAAGTTATCATTCCAACACAGCAGCACAAGAGCAAACACTCCTCTAAATATCTTCTTTAATCTTCCGGGAGGGAaaagtttcatttatttatgaCACTGCTCTCACCTAGAGGAAAACACTGCATATCTTGCTTTACTCTTTTGAAAAAACTGAGTAAGGAAGATGACACTTTATGACAAAGTTTCACAAAACTAGTAGCATGAAATTAATAGCAAAAGACATTGCTTTAACATAACACCACTCAGAAAGttaacacaaaaaaccaaagattaggaaaaaaattaggtttttttattttacaagtataaaaaacaaagtttcaaaaccaaaatgctgGAAGATACTCTGGAAAACCTGGCTTCTGAAGCTCAAGACCTCTCTGTGACAACTCCAAAACAATGTCATAAGCGTCTGAAAATTGTGCATTCAATGAGCAAAGATAGGACCCAGCTGAGGTAACCCTGTTTGATGGCTCTTTAAATCCCATAATCTCGGAATTATCTGACCAGTGTCTGAAGAATGTGCTGAGGCATTCTGTGGCTACAGAGCAAAAGGGTTGGCATGAATTGTAATGTCTTTGATGCGAACATCATTAAGGGGTCGATAGGTTTTCTCATTCACAGGCAGTTTCTCCAGCTCATCTAGGGTCTCCAAACCATCAATAACtctgcaagaaaaacagaagggCTGTAAACTGCCTTCTAATAATGATTCAAATTTCACAGTTGAGGTATCTCAAAACACTTTATAGCTAAGTATCACAAGGCAAGGACTTTGCAAgcaaattatataaaataagaaaaccaaaacattttatgaggcaaattatgtattttgaaaggaaatactAAGCATCCATGACAGACTCTGAGAAGTTCAAGCATTTGCATATGCCCTAAAGTACTCAGATCCCTCACACACTCTGACAGAGGTGTGCAGCTGAATCACTTACTTTCCAAACACCGTGTACTTCATGTCCAGGTGTGGCTGTTTGCCATAAGTGATGAAGAACTGCGATCCATTGGTGTTGGGACCATTGTTTGCCATGGAAACTACCCCACGGACACTGTGCTGAACAAGAGGAAAAACCTCAGCATAAATACACATCTGTGAAACCAGGACTAACCTGTGCAAAGTGTTCTATGACTTAGAGCTGTTCCTCAACACCATTATTAAGAGCAAATCTTGGTTGCTAATACATTCTATCACAATCAGTAATTAGCTCCTCAAAACGGCTCTTA
Encoded proteins:
- the PPIL3 gene encoding peptidyl-prolyl cis-trans isomerase-like 3 — protein: MAVTLHTDVGDIKIELFCERTPKTCENFLALCASNYYNGCVFHRNIKGFMVQTGDPLGTGKGGNSIWGKKFEDEFSEYLKHSVRGVVSMANNGPNTNGSQFFITYGKQPHLDMKYTVFGKVIDGLETLDELEKLPVNEKTYRPLNDVRIKDITIHANPFAL